AGCTTCTTCACTTTCATAAATATGTAGCGCATCTCCTTATGAAGAATGATCTGATTGCCTGCCAAGTCCAAGAAGCATTCCCTATGGACTGAAAACCTCCCATAAGAAACTTGTTTCACCCACACAAGAAATCGATTGAACAAAAATACTAGCTTTCTTATCCTACATAAATCTTTTCCCTTACTTCTATAAAAACATCCTTCTCATAAGACTTCCCTGTTCAAAATATCAGTAATACATCCCTTCTAGACCTTATATTTACTACCACTATGGATCTCCCCTACAAATTCAGGTGCTGCAGAAGCTCTGCTTACACATGTAACAGCTGCAGGCCATAATCACAAGCAAGACCGTTTAAGTCATGTACTTGTCAGCGTGCTCTGCCTTACAAGCTGCATTACTCCAGACTTCTCCCACCAGCTTTTGGGCAGCCCCCTCAACAGAGATGCATTTGTCATTCAATACCATTCCGTTCACCCATCACGTTGAGGGTTTGTGTATTGAGGTGCATTTTGCCAGGCAAGGAAGTGGTACCTGCATTGGGCAGCACTGTCAGGGCTGCGTAGTCAACAGAGCTTTAAGCATGAGAGCCTTAGCACTGTCTGTGCACCCTGCCACTATAGCAGACCTGGCTCCCCTTCACACTGAAACACAGCGGAAGTGATCAGTCTGCAGTTTTGCTGCACGCAGTGAAAATTGATTGTGTTACCTGATCACAAATTGGGCTTAGAGGGACCTGAAAAATAATTCACTTCTTACAATAACGCAGGTTTCAGAATTCATTCTTAGTTATGTGCCAGGCTTTAGAAGTGAACAGAGATAGTGGACCTTCCCTAGAAAATAAGTCTACTTTTGTAAGGCAGCAGTAAGCAATTTTACTGTGTATTCAGCACTATTACTCACAAAATCAACACCACATTTGCTAAAGCTTTTGTTTTAGTGCTGCAAAGTCAGTCAGTACATTCAAGTTCAATACTTCACCTCAGTAAGACACCTCACCTTTGTCAATGTGAACTTCCAGTATCTTCTTCTCTCGAACAATTTTTCTGCCATTGCAGCTCTTACACCGGTCCTTGGGGCTGATACGCTCCCCATGCCCCTGACACTCAATACACACAGACTGGATCTGCTGCACCATTCCTGGCCCAATCTGGTGAATTCTGATCTGCATGCCTGTTCCCCTACAATTAGGGCAGCATTCTACAGCACCTTTCTTACCACCACGACCTGAGAACAAAAAATGGAGTTAGGTGGTTATGTGctaccagaaaaaaatcccccaaagcTTTAGAAACATCTCTTTAATTTCAGTTTCAACATTACCTTCACATTTGTCACAGATAATGTTTTTCTGCAGTGCAAGTTTCCTCATCGCACCATTGTACATATCTTCTAAACTTACTGACAACTGGTGGACTACGTTTTTACCTGTAAAAGAACAGAACTTAATTAAAGTTTAGAAGCTTGGTTGGCACATCTCCCTGCCAAGCCAAGATAAACTAAGTCTCTGGGCTTCAGTATCTTGTATCGATAGAGGTTTGTCTTGTTTTGCTTGTATTAGTCAAAAGCTTCTTCCCAGGTGCTGTCATATTAGGTAACAGTTGTCATGACTTTGACTTTGTTAAAGTCAGAAGAGACCTTCTGGAAAAGTACAAACAAGTATGAGCAACAGAACACACAGAACCTCAAACGTTTAAGTTTTATAATGCAGGACTCAGGTTTCAACAAAGTCACCAAAAAGATCTACAAACAAGGCAGAGACTCTGTTTGGAATCTCCATTTCAGCACTTCCTTCCTCTCACCAGGTGACCTTCTGGAAGCAAAAATAAGCAATTATATTTTTACCCTCAAGAACTCCTTAGCACTTCAGCTGCTGTAGGCCTAGTTTTGTAAATGATGCTGAGCTCTGGGTTATTACAAGTACTTTGACACTCTTAACATTTTgatacaaaacattttttcttcatcttttcaACAGATCTTCACTAAGAGGTGACAGGCTCAGCACTGCTCTTAACAGCTTTAAAGTTTTTCCCAGCGTGATTAAACTGGAGTTTAACTTCTGGGTAGCATTTTACCGCAGTTTCAACTTAATTCCACTGCACAGTGCAGGAACACAGAAAAATTTCACAGACTGAACTGGATCTTGATATCTGATTTAGATAGTTGCTTTTAGATACTACAGTTACAGTAACTTAATTAGTAAACCATTTTAAGCTACTTTACCCTTCCATTTCCTATTTTGTCTACTAGCAGCTGGGCTTACACTCAAGCTAAAAGTACTCCGAACACACCTGCTTTAGCGATTAACAGGGGACAGTGCACAGGGATACCCAACTACCACCACACCAACCAAGGGCCCTCCCTTGGTGTTTCAGGTGTTAAGGGACAAGAGTTTTCTCCAATTTTCAGATTAAGTCTATAATTTCTGTTTAAACTCCTACATCTAAGGCATTCCCCTCAGAGAATCTGATACCCTCGCCAACACGTTACCTCGCCTCTCCCTCTGCATCCTTCCTCCACCGCCGAAGAACATATCGAATATGTCCATGGGTGACCCGAAGCCGCCGCCGGAGCCACCCTCCTTGATAGCCTGTTCGCCTCCTTTGTCATAGAGCTCTCTCTTCTTCGGGTCCGACAGCACTTCGTAAGCTTGCGAGATCTGCTTGAACTGCAGAAAGAACAGCACCGGCACTCAGGCACCCGCGGCACCCCCGGCGGGCCTCCCGCCCGACCCCTCCCGCGcggccccccccgccccggcccgtcCCGTCCCGCCGACCTTCTCGCCCTCATTGGGGTTCTTGTCCGGGTGGTACTTGAGTGCGAGCTTGCGGTAGGCCTTCTTCAGCTCCTCGGCGGATGCGTTGGGCTTCACGCCCAGCACGTCGTAGTAGGTGGTCTCCTTCACCATGGCGGTGGCGGCacgggggtcccggggcggcGGTCGCGGATCCCACTCCGCGCAGCTCCGATCCCGACTCTTCTGGAAAGTTCGGGCCGggcccgcagccccgccgctTCAgcagccggccccgccccggaaGTCCTGCCCCGCCGCGCGCAGGGCCCGGGCGAGTGGCCCACCAATGGCTGCTCAGGAGGGGAAGGCGCTTGGCCAATCTGCGCCCGCCTCCGCCGCCGATCTggagcgcggccccgccccgccccgcgtgGGCGGCGCCGTCCCTGCCCAGCGTCCGCCTCGCCTTGCGCCTGCGCcgtcggccgctcccgccctcGAAGGCTCTGAGTAGCACCGGGTACGCAGCGCCGGCCCGGCCGTCGCCTTCCGGCAACGCTCCGCGCCTTACCCCCCTCACCCTACGCAGACTTGGCTCCGCCGCCGCAAGGCCGGCCGGCACTGCCCCTTTGTGAGGGCCCAGCGCCCACCCCCGGGTGCGCGGGCCCAGTGCGCCTGCGCGGAGCTACGCGCCGCGGCGGGCGCCTCCCTCTAGTCACGTGGGAGACACGCTGCCACAGCTGATTGGCTGCAgtggcggctgcggcggcgcgAACATCACGCGCGCGGTAAGGGGGAGGGGTCGGTCAGGCGTTGCCATGGGAACGGGGCCCACGGGGATGGGCGTGTTCCCGTGGGGATGGGCGTGTGCCGTGGGGATGGGCATGTTCCCGTGGGGATGGGCGTGTGCCGTGGGGATGGATGGGCGTGTGCCGTGGGGATGGGCGTGTGCCGTGGGGATGGGTGTGTGCCGTGGGGATGGGCGTGTTCCCGTGGGGATGGGTGTGTGCCGTGGGGATGGATGGGTGTGTGCCGTGGGGATGGGTGTGTGCCGTGGGGATGGGCGTGTGCCGTGGGGATGGGCGTGTTCCCGTGGGGATGGGTGTGTGCCGTGGGGATGGGCGTGTTCCCGTGGGGATGGGTGTGTGCCGTGGGGATGGGCATGTTCCCGTGGGGATGGGTGTGTGCCGTGGGGATGGGCATGTTCCCGTGGGGATGGGTGTGTGCCGTGGGGATGGATGGGTGTGTGCCGTGGGGATGGATGGGTGTGTGCCGTGGGGATGGGCGTGTGCCGTGGGGATGGATGGGTGTGTGCCGTGGGGATGGGTGTGTGCCGTGGGGATGGACGTGTGCCGTGGGGATGGGTGTGTGCCGTGGGGATGGACGTGTGCCGTGGGGATGGGTGTGTGGCATGCCAGCGTTAGACTGGGGACCGAGCCTTGCTTTCCGCAGGCATGAGCTCTCCAGTGCAGAGCTCATGAGGGATCTTTACCAGGGTCAAACTGATGTAAGCTTGAAGGTTACATGGCATGGTCCGTGTGCTGACTGTTGCTGGATGAAGCTGTCACAACTCTCTCATCATGTGTTGtcttctgctgctctctcttATTTTGGTTGTTAAATTAATCTCTTCGGTGAACTCTGATTCAGTGGGAAACAAAGTGACGTTTTTTGTGGTTAGGCTCTTCTGTCAGATGGAACTGTCaataaaattgatttttcctATATATGGTTCACAGATGTGAGAATGTATGGTAGTGTAGGAAGGAAAACAGTATTGCCCTTTCAAACAGCAACCTGCTCTTGGATTATGCAAGTGCTGGTGACATGGTTTGCTTTGCATTTCAGAAACTTGAACCAAGTTAATAGAATTGGCTAACC
Above is a window of Lonchura striata isolate bLonStr1 chromosome Z, bLonStr1.mat, whole genome shotgun sequence DNA encoding:
- the LOC110474047 gene encoding dnaJ homolog subfamily A member 1 codes for the protein MVKETTYYDVLGVKPNASAEELKKAYRKLALKYHPDKNPNEGEKFKQISQAYEVLSDPKKRELYDKGGEQAIKEGGSGGGFGSPMDIFDMFFGGGGRMQRERRGKNVVHQLSVSLEDMYNGAMRKLALQKNIICDKCEGRGGKKGAVECCPNCRGTGMQIRIHQIGPGMVQQIQSVCIECQGHGERISPKDRCKSCNGRKIVREKKILEVHIDKGMKDGQKITFHGEGDQEPGLEPGDIIIVLDQKDHSVFTRRDEDLLLSMDIQLVEALCGFQKPITTLDNRTIIITSHPGQVVEHGAIKCVLNEGMPIYRRPYEKGRLIIEFRVIFPESGFLSSDKVSLLEKLLPTRQEIEESEEMEQVELVDFDPSQKRKHLYNGEVYEDDEHQPRGGVQCQTS